The Burkholderia mayonis DNA window ACGGCGCCGCGCGCCGCCACAGCGGAGGAGCTCGATGAGCGCAGGGTTTCCGCAATTCGTGTCGGCGGGCGACATCCTCACCGACATGGTCCGCACGGGCGGCGCGCACTGGACGTCGCGCCCGGGCGGCGCCGGCTGGAACGTTGCGCGCGCCGTCGCGCGGCTCGGCGCGCCGAGCGCATGCGCGGGCGCGGTGGGCCGCGACTGCTTCTCCGACGAGCTGTGGCGCGAGAGCGAGGCGGCCGGCCTCGATCTGCGCTTCCTGCAGCGGGTCGAGCGCGCGCCGCTCCTCGCGATCGTCCACGAGACGCAGCCGCCCGCGTATTTCTTCATCGGCGAAAACAGCGCCGATCTCGCATTCGAGCCGAAGCGGCTGCCCGACGGCTGGCGCGAGCACGTCAAGTGGGCGCATTTCGGCTGCATCAGTCTCGTGCGCGAGCCGCTTGCCGCGACGCTCGTCGCGCTCGCCGCCGAACTGCGCGAAGCGGGCGTGAAGATCAGCTTCGATCCGAACTACCGCAATCTGATGACGGACGGCTACCGGCCGACGCTCGCGAAGATGGCCGAGCTCGCCGACCTGATCAAGGTGTCCGACGAAGACTTGCGCCATCTGTTCGCGGGCGTCGACGAAGCGAGTGCGATCGCGCGGCTGCGCGCGTTCAATCCGCATGCGGCGCTCCTCGTCACGCGCGGGCCGGGCATGGCGACGCTCTATGCGAACGGCGAGACGCTCGACGCGCAGCCGCCGCGCATCGAGGTCGCGGACACGGTCGGCGCGGGCGACGCGACCATCGGCGGCCTGCTGTTCAGCCTGATGGCGGTGCCGGCGCGCGGCTGGCGCGAGCATCTGTCGTTCGCGCTCGCGGCGGGCGCGGCGGCGTGCCGCCACACGGGCGCGCACGCGCCAACGCTCGACGAGGTCGTCGCGCTCGTCGCGTCGTGACGTGACGTTCTTGCCGGCCGGTCGCGCGTGAGCAGTCGCGCGCGGACGGGCCGGCCGCGCCGCGAACGGCGAGCCGCAGGCCGGGTGCCTCGGCCTGCCGCGCGCGGGCCGGTCGTACGTGCACGTGACCGGCCGTGCCTCGACCGGCCATGCCCGAGCCGGGCGGCCCCGCCCTCTCCGACCGACCGGGCCATGGCCTGACATGCGTTGGCTTGCCGCGCCCAGCCGGCCGTGTGCCTGACCGGCCCAGTCGAATCCGCCCAGTACCTGACCGGCCGCGCCTGAACCAGCCGTGCCCTTTTGCCGCCGCTGAAAGCGCGGCGTCGGGATGTTACGATGAGGCGTCCTTT harbors:
- a CDS encoding carbohydrate kinase family protein, giving the protein MSAGFPQFVSAGDILTDMVRTGGAHWTSRPGGAGWNVARAVARLGAPSACAGAVGRDCFSDELWRESEAAGLDLRFLQRVERAPLLAIVHETQPPAYFFIGENSADLAFEPKRLPDGWREHVKWAHFGCISLVREPLAATLVALAAELREAGVKISFDPNYRNLMTDGYRPTLAKMAELADLIKVSDEDLRHLFAGVDEASAIARLRAFNPHAALLVTRGPGMATLYANGETLDAQPPRIEVADTVGAGDATIGGLLFSLMAVPARGWREHLSFALAAGAAACRHTGAHAPTLDEVVALVAS